A DNA window from Hordeum vulgare subsp. vulgare chromosome 1H, MorexV3_pseudomolecules_assembly, whole genome shotgun sequence contains the following coding sequences:
- the LOC123429715 gene encoding uncharacterized protein LOC123429715 → MDDKPSLAPKPKTKATVVAAASPAPARTTPALKKPPLAPPPQMIPLKPPPAHHYRQQRGGGAPRKRHRSGSGCSGRRVCCLATGFFLLALCLAVAAACLAYLCYHPRPPSFHLQPVSTTRFRVGNSTEVSAMDVTAAVKVVSWNPNDKIAFEYGDGEGRVYLADSDGDITLGWAPVGGFEHGARRVAVVGFVAAAKGVVVDEAVAARVRDGYRRRRLAFKVVVDTHIRVRVGAVRTGMVPVRLSCDDGVMAPRGVSAGSPMSRCQVYLLRMTWFSLN, encoded by the exons ATGGACGACAAGCCTTCCTTGGCGCCGAAGCCCAAAACCAAGGCCACCGTGGTGGCGGCTGCCTCGCCAGCGCCGGCAAGGACGACGCCGGCACTGAAGAAGCCACCCCTCGCGCCCCCGCCTCAGATGATCCCGctaaagccgccgccggcgcaccATTACCGACAGCAGCGCGGCGGCGGGGCGCCGCGGAAGCGGCATCGCAGCGGCAGCGGGTGCTCCGGCCGCCGCGTGTGCTGCCTCGCAACCGGGTTCTTCCTGCTCGCGCTCTGCCTCGCGGTCGCCGCGGCCTGCCTGGCGTACCTCTGCTACCACCCGCGGCCGCCGTCGTTCCACCTCCAGCCGGTGTCGACGACGCGGTTCCGCGTCGGCAACTCCACCGAGGTGTCGGCCATGGACGTCACGGCGGCCGTGAAGGTGGTGTCCTGGAACCCCAACGACAAGATCGCCTTCGAgtacggcgacggcgagggccgCGTCTACCTAGCCGACAGTGACGGAGACATCACGCTGGGGTGGGCGCCCGTGGGAGGCTTCGAGCACGGCGCCCGGAGGGTGGCGGTCGTCGGGTTCGTGGCGGCCGCGAAGGGGGTTGTGGTCGACGAGGCGGTGGCGGCCCGCGTGCGCGACGGgtaccggcggcggcggctcgcgtTCAAGGTTGTCGTGGACACCCACATCCGCGTCCGGGTCGGGGCCGTGCGCACCGGCATGGTGCCCGTGAGGCTGTCCTGCGACGACGGCGTTATGGCGCCGCGCGGCGTCTCCGCCGGGAGCCCAATGAGCAGATGCCAGGTGTACCTACTCAGAATGACATG gtttagcttgaactga